The Comamonas endophytica sequence AAAGCGAACTCCCCGCCGGCCTCGACCAGCGGCGCGTAGAACTTGCGCTTGAGCTTCTTCGAGCCCATCGAGTCGACCAGCATGCGCACCTTGACGCCGGCGCGCGCGCGCTCGACGAGCGCTTCCATCAGCGCGGTGCCGGTGCGGTCGGGCTCGAAGACGTAATACTCCAGATGCACATGGTGCTGCGCCGCGCGCACCGCCTCGAGCAGCGCGTCATAGGTGCGGTCGCCGCCGACCAGCAGTTCCATGCGCTCGGCGCTGCTGACCGGGAACTCCGCCGTGCGGCTGACCAGGCGCGCCACCTGGTGCAGGCGCTCGGTGGCGGCCGGCATGCGCTCGCGCAGCCGCGCCGCGCTCACGCGCAGGCGCGAGGCGCGGTGGCGGCGCAGCCGCTTGTTGCGCAGGCGCTTGAGGCGTTGCGGGCCGAAGAAGTAATAGACGCCCAGGCCGCCCACGGGCAGCGCGGCCAGCGCCAGCAGCCAGCCCAGTGTCGCCACCGGCGCGCTGCGCTGCATCAGTACCCAGACGCCAATCACGAGAGCGTAAACCCACCAAACCAGCCAGAACAGCGAGATCGCATTCTCGGAGTTCCAGTATTCGCTGAACCATTGCACGACGGATGCCTTTGAAAAGACCAAAAAAAGCCGACAGCGCAGGCTGTCGGCTCGGGGAGGGTGTCACGCGGCGGTGATCAATCGGTGGTGGCCTCTTCGGGCTCGGCCGGCTCGGAGCGGCCCTTGTCCTTGCGCGGCAGCGGCTGGATGTCCAGCTGCACCTCGCCCTGGGCATCGCCCGTGCCCTCGACCCAGTCCACGTTCAGGCGCCCGCCCTCGACCAGGCGGCCGAACAGCAGTTCGTCGGCCAGCGAGCGGCGGATGGTGTCCTGGATCAGGCGCTGCATCGGGCGCGCGCCCATCAGCGGATCGAAGCCCTTCTTCGCCAGGTGCTTGCGCAGCGCATCGGTGAACGTGACCTCGACGCGCTTCTCCGCCAGCTGGGTCTCCAGCTGCAGCAGGAACTTGTCGACCACGCGCATGATGACCTGCTCGTCGAGCGACTTGAAGCCCACGATCGCGTCCAGCCGGTTGCGGAACTCGGGCGTGAACAGGCGCTTGATGTCGCCCATCTCGTCGCCCGCCGCACGCGGGTTGGTGAAGCCGATGCTGGCCTTGTTCATGGTCTCGGCACCCGCGTTCGTCGTCATGATGATGATGACGTTGCGGAAGTCGGCCTTGCGCCCGTTGTTGTCCGTCAGCGTGCCGTGGTCCATGACCTGCAGCAGCACGTTGAAGATGTCCGGGTGCGCCTTCTCGATCTCGTCGAGCAGCAGCACGGCGTGCGGCTTCTTGGTGATCGCCTCGGTCAGCAGGCCGCCCTGGTCGAAACCGACGTAGCCCGGCGGCGCGCCGATCAGGCGGCTCACCGCGTGGCGCTCCATGTACTCCGACATGTCGAAGCGGATCAGGTCCACGCCCATGATGAAGGCCAGCTGCTTGGCAGCCTCGGTCTTGCCCACGCCCGTGGGGCCGCTGAACAGGAACGAGCCGATCGGCTTGTCGCCCTTGCCCAGGCCGGAGCGCGCCATCTTCACGGCCGAAGCCAGCACTTCCAGCGCCTTGTCCTGGCCGAAGACCACGCTCTTGAGGTCGCGCTCGAGCGTCTGCAGCTTGCTGCGGTCGTCGTTCGAGACGTTGGCCGGGGGAATGCGCGCGATCTTCGCGACGATTTCCTCGATCTCGGCCTTGCCGATGGTCTTCTTGCGCTTGGACGCGATGACGATGCGCTGCGCGGCGCCGGCTTCATCGATCACGTCGATGGCCTTGTCGGGCAGATGGCGGTCGTTGATGTACTTGGCCGACAGCTCGGCCGCGGCCTGCAGCGCCGCCGCGGCGTACTTGACGTTGTGGTGTTCCTCGAAGCGGGTCTTCAGGCCCTTGAGGATCTCCACCGTCTCGGGCACCGTGGGCTCGACGACGTCCACTTTCTGGAAACGGCGCGACAGCGCTGCGTCCTTCTCGAAGATGCCGCGGTATTCGGTGAACGTCGTGGCGCCGATGCACTTGAGCTGGCCGCTCGACAGCGCCGGCTTGAGCAGGTTGGACGCATCGAGCGTGCCGCCCGAGGCCGCGCCGGCACCGATCAGGGTGTGGATCTCGTCGATGAACAGCACCGCATTGGGCTTGTCCTTGAGCGACTTGAGCACGCCCTTCAGGCGCTGCTCGAAATCGCCGCGGTACTTGGTGCCCGCCAGCAGCGAACCCATGTCGAGCGAATACACGACGGAGTCGGCAAGGATTTCCGGCACGTCGCCCTGCGTGATGCGCCAGGCCAGGCCCTCGGCGATCGCGGTCTTGCCCACGCCGGCCTCACCGACGAGCAGCGGGTTGTTCTTGCGGCGGCGGCACAGGATCTGGATCGTGCGCTCGACTTCGTAGTTGCGCCCGATCAGCGGATCGATCTTGCCTTCCTTGGCCGCCTGGTTCAGGTTGAGCGTGAACTGCTCGAGCGGCGAGGCCTTTTCCTGGCGCTCGCTGGCGCCGCCCTCTTCGCCCTCGGCATGGCCGTCGGACTTGGCGGCCTCCGGCGGCTCGCTCTTCTTGATGCCGTGGGCGATGAAGTTGACCACGTCCAGGCGCGTCACGCCCTGCTGGTGCAGGTAGTAGACGGCATGGGAGTCCTTCTCGCCGAAGATCGCCACCAGCACGTTGGCGCCGTTGACTTCCTTCTTGCCATTGCCCGTGGACTGCACGTGCATGATGGCGCGCTGGATCACCCGCTGGAATCCCAGCGTGGGTTGGGTATCGACTTCGTCGCTGCCTGCGACCTGCGGCGTGTTGTCCTTGATGAAGTTGGACAGGGATGCACGCAGATCGTCGATGCTCGCCGAGCAGGCGCGCAACACTTCGGCCGCACTGGGATTGTCGAGCAGCGCGAGCAAGAGGTGCTCCACGGTGATGAATTCGTGGCGCTGCTGACGGGCCTCGACAAAGGCCATGTGCAAGCTGACTTCCAGTTCCTGAGCAATCATGAAGGGACTCCTTTGGGCTTGCGTGATTTCATTATGGAGATAAATCGGGGCGGTTGCAGCTTATTCAACAGGCTCCAATGTCGCCTGTAGTGGATGGCCGGCTTTTGCTGCCGCCTGATGCACCTGATCGACCTTGGTGGCCGCGATGTCGCGCGGATAGACCCCGCATACGCCCCGGCCGTCCAGATGGATCTTCAGCATGATCTGGGTGGCGGTCTCGCGGTCCTTGCCGAACAGCTCCTGGAGCACGGCAATGACGAACTCCATTGGCGTGTAGTCGTCGTTGAGCATGACAACCTGGTACAGCTTCGGTGGCTCCACACGCTGCGCGCGCCGCTCCATCACGACCGAACCGGCATCATCTGTGCCTGGGCCCTCGGGGGGCTTGGGTGGAATGTGAGGGGGTTGTGTCATGAATTCATTCTAGCGAGCCACCGAGGCTCTTTTGTCTTTGCAGATGGGAAGGATGGAGCCGATTTCAAGCCCGCGGAGCAGCCTTTTGCGCCCGCTCCGCCAAGCCCTTGTTTTCATTCGTAGATGACCACGGCCTGGCCGCTGCCCGCCTGGGCCGACCAGGCCGCCAGCGCCGCGTCGCTGGGGTAGAAGCGGCTTTGCTCGCCCAGCTGCAGCTCGGCCGTGGCCGCGCCGCGCGGCGACTCGCAGCGCAGGCCCAGGCGCACGCGCAGGCCGTGCACCAGGGGCTCGGCCTGCTCCTGCTCCACGCGCCGCGCCGGGAAGTCGCCCAGCACGCGCAGCACGTCGGGCATGGTCTCGCCCACGCTGACCTGCAAATAGCGCCCGAACTTGCAGCGCGCATCGGCCAGGCTCCACAGCTGCTGCACCTTCATGCGCAGGCCGCCGCTGAAGTGGTCGAGCTGCAGCCGGCCGCTGACGACGACGAACTCGTCCTCCTTGAGCAGCTCCTTGTGCGCGTTGAGCACGCCCTCGTCGGCCGAGGCCTCGATGGTGCCGGACTTGTCGTCGATCTTGAACAGGCCCAGGCGCCCGCGCTGGCCGGTGATGGCGCGGAAATCGCTGATGATGCCGGCCATGACCTGCGGCTCGCGGCTGTCGCGCATCTCCTCGATGCGCGTGCGCACGAAGCGCCGCACCTCGGTTTCGACCTCGTCGAACAGATGGCCCGAGAGGTAGAAACCCACGGCGGTCTTCTCGAAGGTGAGCCGCTCCTTGATGCCCCAGGGCAGGCGCTCGGCCAGCTCCGGCTCCTGCGTGCTCGAGCCCACGGCGTCGTCGCCCATCATGTCGAACAGGCCGCCCTGGTTGGCGTTGGCATGGGTGGCGTTGGCGAACTCGAAGGCGGTGTCGATGGACGCCACCAGCGCCGCGCGGTTCTGGTGGATGGAGTCGAAGGCCCCGGCCTTGATCAGGGCTTCGAGCGTGCGCTTGTTCAGCCGCGTGCGGTCCACGCGCACGCAGAAGTCGAACAGGCTCTTGAACGGCCCCTTCTCCGAACCGCGCGGGCCGGTGCCCGTGCCTTCGCGCGCGGCGACGATGGCCTCGATGGCCGCCTGCCCGCCGCCCTTGACGGCGCCCAGGCCGTAGCGGATGACCTTGTCGGTCACGGGCTCGAAGCGGTGGCGGCCGCGGTTCACGTCCGGCGGCTCGAAGGTCAAACCCATCTTCAGCGCGTCTTCGTAGAGCACCTTGAGCTTGTCGGTGTCGTCCATTTCCACCGTCATGTTGGCGCAGAAGAACTCGGCCGTGTAGTGCACCTTGAGCCAGCCGGTGTGGTAGGCCAGCAGCGAGTAGGCGGCGGCGTGCGACTTGTTGAAGCCGTAGCCGGCGAACTTCTCCATCAGGTCGAAGACCTCGTCGGCCTTTGCCTCGTCCAGCCCGTTCTTGGCCGCGCCTTCGCGGAACAGTTCGCGGTGCTTGGCCATCTCGTCGGCCTTCTTCTTGCCCATCGCGCGGCGCAGCAGGTCGGCGCCGCCCAGCGAGTAGCCGCCGAGCACCTGCGCGGTCTGCATCACCTGCTCCTGGTAGACCATGATGCCGTAGGTCTCGGCCAGCACCTTCTCGACCATCGGGTGCGGGTACTCGACCACCTCGCGCCCGTGCTTGCGCGCCACGAAGCTGGGGATCAGGTCCATCGGGCCCGGGCGGTACAGCGCGTTGAGCGCGATCAGGTCCTCGAGGCGGCTCGGCTTGGCGTCGCGCAGCATGCCCTGCATGCCGCGGCTTTCGAACTGGAACACCGCCTCGGTCTTGCCTTCGGAGAACAGCTTGTAGGTCAGATGGTCGTCGAGCGGAATGCGCTCGTAGGCGAAATTCTCCTGGCCCTTGTGGCGCTGCATGATGAATTCGCGCGCGATCTCCAGGATCGTGAGCGTCGCCAGGCCCAGGAAGTCGAACTTGACCAGGCCGACCGACTCGACATCGTCCTTGTCGAACTGGCTGACGGCCGAATCGCTGCCCGGCTGCTGGTAGAGCGGGCAGAAATCGGCCAGCCGCCCCGGCGCAATGACCACGCCGCCGGCGTGCATGCCGATATTGCGCGTCATGCCTTCCAGGCGCTGGGCCATCTCGATCAGCGTCTTGACGTCCTCTTCCTTCTCGATGCGCTCGGCAAGCAGGGGCTCGGCCTCGATCGCGTAGGTGTACTTGTCGCCGTCCTTCTTCGGATTCGGCGGGTATTTCAGCGTGACGTGCAGGCCGGGCTTGTTCGGGATCAGCTTGGAGATGCCGTCGCAGAAGGTGTAGCTCATGTCCAGCACCCGGCCCACGTCGCGGATGGCGGCGCGCGCGGCCATGGTGCCGAAGGTCGCGATCTGGCTGACCGCGTCGCGGCCGTAGCGCTGCTTGACGTAGTCGATGACGCGGTCGCGGTTGGACTGGCAGAAGTCGATGTCGAAGTCGGGCATCGACACCCGCTCCGGGTTCAGGAAGCGCTCGAACAGCAGGTTGTATTCCAGTGGGTCCAGGTCGGTGATGTTCAGCACGTAGGCGACCAGCGAGCCCGCGCCCGAACCGCGGCCCGGGCCGACCGGGCAGCCGTTGTTCTTGGCCCACTTGATGAAGTCGCCCACGATCAGGAAGTAGCCGGGGAAGCCCATCTTCAGGATGGTGTTCAGCTCGAACTCGAGCCGCTCCACATAGCGCGGGCGCTCGGCGTCGCGCCTGGCGGCATCGGGATAGAGCAGCTCCAGCCGCACTTCCAGCCCGTCGAAGGACTCCTTGCGGAAGAACGACTCTTCGGTCATGCCCTCGGGCACGGGGAAGTTGGGCAGCTGCGGCTTGCCCAGCACCAGCGTCAGGCTGCAGCGGCGCGCGATCTCCACGCTGTTGGCCAGTGCCGAGGGCAGGTCGGCGAACAGCGCCTGCATCTCGGCCTGGGTCTTGAAGTGCTGCTCGCGCGTGAAGCGCCGCACGCGCTTGGGGTTGCCCAGGATCTCGCCCTCGGCAATGCACACGCGCGCCTCATGGGCTTCGTAGTCGTCGGGGCCGGCGAACTGGATCGGGTGCGTGGCCACCACCGGAAGATTCAGGCGCGCGGCCAATTGCACGGCCGCCAGCACATGCGCCTCGTCGTCCGCGCGGCCCGCGCGCTGCAGCTCCATGTAGAAGCGGTGCGGGAACATCTTCGCCAGCCGCAGCGCCTGGTTGGTGGCGCCCGGCAGGTCACCGCGCATCAGCGCCTGCCCCACGGGGCCGGCCTGCGCGCCCGACAGCACGATGAGCCCCTCGCCCAGTTCCTGCAGCCACTCCCAGGTGTAGCAGGCCTGCGACCTGACGACATTGCGCGTCCAGCCGCGCGCCAGCAGCTCGCACAGGTTGTGGTAGCCGGTCTTGTTCTGCACCAGCAGGACCACGCGCGAAGGGGCCGCGCCCTCCTCGCCCTCGAGCTGGATCTCGGTGCCCAGCACCGGCTTGACGCCCTTGCCCCGCCCTTCCTTGTAGAACTTGATCGCACCGAACATGTTGTTGTAGTCGGTGATGGCCAGCGCGGGCTGCCCATCGGCGGCAGCGGCCTTCACGATGGCGTTGATACGGGTGGTCCCATCGATGACGGAGAACTCGGAGTGCAGGCGCAGATGAACAAACATGGCCGGTATTGTAGAAAGGCCCGGCCCGGGGCGCCGCGAGCCGGCGCCCGCAGGCCCCGCGGGGCGCGGGCCTTTGCGGACATTACAATGCCGTATCCTGCGCCTTTATCGGCCTTGGCACTCCCCGGAGTGCCCCACACCAGATGCCCCTCATTGCCAGAAAGCTTCCTGCCATGCTGCGTTTGTCCTCGCCCCTTCTTCCTGCCGTGCTCGCTGCGGGCCTGCTGGCGGCTTGTGCCCAGACCCAGGAAGATCCCACCGCGAAATGGACTCCCGACCGGATCTACACTGAAGCGCGCGACGAGGTCTCGGCCGGCGCCTTCGACAAGGCCGTGCCGCTGTTCGAGAAGCTCGAAGGCCGCGCCGCCGGCACGCCACTGGCGCAGCAGGCCCAGCTCGAGAAGGCCTATGCCCAGTACAAGGCCGGCGACAAGGCCCAGGCGCAGGCCACGCTCGACCGCTTCCTGAAGCTGCACCCGGCCAGCCCGGCCACCGATTACGCGCTCTACCTCAAGGGCCTGGTCAACTTCAACGACAACCTGGGCATGTTCGCCTGGCTGTCGCGCCAGGACCTGTCCGAGCGCGACCAGCAGGCGGCCAAGGATTCCTACGAGTCCTTCCGCGCCGTGGTCACGCGTTTTCCAGAGTCGAAGTACGCCAACGATTCGCGCCAGCGCATGACCTATATCGTCAATTCGCTGGCCCAGTACGAGGTGCATGTCGCGCGCTACTACTACGAGCGCGGCGCCTACGTGGCGGCCATCGGCCGCGCGCAGACCGCGCTGGCGGACTACGAAGGCGTGCCGGCTGTGCGCGAGGCGCTGCTGATCCTGATCAAGTCCTACGATGCGCTGGGCATGACACAGCTGCGCGACGACGCCCAGCGCGTGCTGCAGACCACCTACCCCGATGGTGCCTCTACGGAGCTGCCGAGGAAGACGAATCCCTGGTGGAAGTTCTGGTGAGCGCCAGCGCCTGCAGCGCCGCGTCGTAATCGGCGCTCGTATGCAGGCGGCGCATCGGCGGCAGCGCCGCCAGCAGCCGCCGGCCATAGGGCTTGGCCACCAGCCGCGTATCGGCGATGACCAGCACGCCCTGGTCGGTTTCGCGCCGGATCAACCTGCCCGCGCCCTGCTTGAGGGCCATTGCCGCCTCGGGCAGCATGTAATCGCGGAACGCGCTGCGCCCCACGGCTTCGAGCTGCTGCGAGCGCGCCTCGACCAGCGGATCGTCGGGCGGAGGGAACGGCAGCTTGTCGATCACCACCAGCTCCAGCGCGTCGCCGGGCATGTCCACGCCCTCCCAGAAGGTCGCAGAGGCCACCAGGATGCAGCCGCGCCCGCCCGCTTGACCAGCGCCTTGCCGGCCAGCGCCTTGCCGGCCGGCGCGAAAGCGCTCGAGCAGCAACTGCTT is a genomic window containing:
- the clpA gene encoding ATP-dependent Clp protease ATP-binding subunit ClpA; the encoded protein is MIAQELEVSLHMAFVEARQQRHEFITVEHLLLALLDNPSAAEVLRACSASIDDLRASLSNFIKDNTPQVAGSDEVDTQPTLGFQRVIQRAIMHVQSTGNGKKEVNGANVLVAIFGEKDSHAVYYLHQQGVTRLDVVNFIAHGIKKSEPPEAAKSDGHAEGEEGGASERQEKASPLEQFTLNLNQAAKEGKIDPLIGRNYEVERTIQILCRRRKNNPLLVGEAGVGKTAIAEGLAWRITQGDVPEILADSVVYSLDMGSLLAGTKYRGDFEQRLKGVLKSLKDKPNAVLFIDEIHTLIGAGAASGGTLDASNLLKPALSSGQLKCIGATTFTEYRGIFEKDAALSRRFQKVDVVEPTVPETVEILKGLKTRFEEHHNVKYAAAALQAAAELSAKYINDRHLPDKAIDVIDEAGAAQRIVIASKRKKTIGKAEIEEIVAKIARIPPANVSNDDRSKLQTLERDLKSVVFGQDKALEVLASAVKMARSGLGKGDKPIGSFLFSGPTGVGKTEAAKQLAFIMGVDLIRFDMSEYMERHAVSRLIGAPPGYVGFDQGGLLTEAITKKPHAVLLLDEIEKAHPDIFNVLLQVMDHGTLTDNNGRKADFRNVIIIMTTNAGAETMNKASIGFTNPRAAGDEMGDIKRLFTPEFRNRLDAIVGFKSLDEQVIMRVVDKFLLQLETQLAEKRVEVTFTDALRKHLAKKGFDPLMGARPMQRLIQDTIRRSLADELLFGRLVEGGRLNVDWVEGTGDAQGEVQLDIQPLPRKDKGRSEPAEPEEATTD
- the clpS gene encoding ATP-dependent Clp protease adapter ClpS, encoding MTQPPHIPPKPPEGPGTDDAGSVVMERRAQRVEPPKLYQVVMLNDDYTPMEFVIAVLQELFGKDRETATQIMLKIHLDGRGVCGVYPRDIAATKVDQVHQAAAKAGHPLQATLEPVE
- the dnaE gene encoding DNA polymerase III subunit alpha; translation: MFVHLRLHSEFSVIDGTTRINAIVKAAAADGQPALAITDYNNMFGAIKFYKEGRGKGVKPVLGTEIQLEGEEGAAPSRVVLLVQNKTGYHNLCELLARGWTRNVVRSQACYTWEWLQELGEGLIVLSGAQAGPVGQALMRGDLPGATNQALRLAKMFPHRFYMELQRAGRADDEAHVLAAVQLAARLNLPVVATHPIQFAGPDDYEAHEARVCIAEGEILGNPKRVRRFTREQHFKTQAEMQALFADLPSALANSVEIARRCSLTLVLGKPQLPNFPVPEGMTEESFFRKESFDGLEVRLELLYPDAARRDAERPRYVERLEFELNTILKMGFPGYFLIVGDFIKWAKNNGCPVGPGRGSGAGSLVAYVLNITDLDPLEYNLLFERFLNPERVSMPDFDIDFCQSNRDRVIDYVKQRYGRDAVSQIATFGTMAARAAIRDVGRVLDMSYTFCDGISKLIPNKPGLHVTLKYPPNPKKDGDKYTYAIEAEPLLAERIEKEEDVKTLIEMAQRLEGMTRNIGMHAGGVVIAPGRLADFCPLYQQPGSDSAVSQFDKDDVESVGLVKFDFLGLATLTILEIAREFIMQRHKGQENFAYERIPLDDHLTYKLFSEGKTEAVFQFESRGMQGMLRDAKPSRLEDLIALNALYRPGPMDLIPSFVARKHGREVVEYPHPMVEKVLAETYGIMVYQEQVMQTAQVLGGYSLGGADLLRRAMGKKKADEMAKHRELFREGAAKNGLDEAKADEVFDLMEKFAGYGFNKSHAAAYSLLAYHTGWLKVHYTAEFFCANMTVEMDDTDKLKVLYEDALKMGLTFEPPDVNRGRHRFEPVTDKVIRYGLGAVKGGGQAAIEAIVAAREGTGTGPRGSEKGPFKSLFDFCVRVDRTRLNKRTLEALIKAGAFDSIHQNRAALVASIDTAFEFANATHANANQGGLFDMMGDDAVGSSTQEPELAERLPWGIKERLTFEKTAVGFYLSGHLFDEVETEVRRFVRTRIEEMRDSREPQVMAGIISDFRAITGQRGRLGLFKIDDKSGTIEASADEGVLNAHKELLKEDEFVVVSGRLQLDHFSGGLRMKVQQLWSLADARCKFGRYLQVSVGETMPDVLRVLGDFPARRVEQEQAEPLVHGLRVRLGLRCESPRGAATAELQLGEQSRFYPSDAALAAWSAQAGSGQAVVIYE
- a CDS encoding outer membrane protein assembly factor BamD; this encodes MLRLSSPLLPAVLAAGLLAACAQTQEDPTAKWTPDRIYTEARDEVSAGAFDKAVPLFEKLEGRAAGTPLAQQAQLEKAYAQYKAGDKAQAQATLDRFLKLHPASPATDYALYLKGLVNFNDNLGMFAWLSRQDLSERDQQAAKDSYESFRAVVTRFPESKYANDSRQRMTYIVNSLAQYEVHVARYYYERGAYVAAIGRAQTALADYEGVPAVREALLILIKSYDALGMTQLRDDAQRVLQTTYPDGASTELPRKTNPWWKFW